Proteins encoded in a region of the Flavobacterium sp. MDT1-60 genome:
- a CDS encoding alpha/beta fold hydrolase gives MNFKNVKTQSINIGGTDFYYRKLGEDKPGLPIIFLNHLTATMDDCDPKIMEGLASEHPIICFDNRGIGSTGGVTPKNVAEMATDAIAFIKALGYQKVDLFGFSLGGFITQEILLREPQLVHKVILAGTGPASGAGISKMTPVVIKDVIKGNFTFRNPKFYLFFNKNANGHKAAKSYLKRLKERKENRGEKLKMKHLTHQLDAIKAWGLQAPQDLSVIIQPVLIVNGENDKMVPASNSYELKNRIKNSEIIIYKDAGHGSIFQNHEDFVKKALEFLAK, from the coding sequence ATGAACTTCAAAAATGTAAAAACACAATCCATAAATATTGGAGGAACAGATTTCTATTATCGCAAACTTGGTGAAGATAAACCAGGCTTACCCATAATTTTTCTAAATCACTTAACCGCTACAATGGATGATTGTGACCCAAAAATTATGGAAGGCTTGGCCTCCGAACATCCAATCATTTGCTTTGATAATCGAGGCATAGGTTCTACAGGAGGAGTAACTCCAAAAAACGTTGCAGAAATGGCTACAGATGCGATAGCTTTTATAAAAGCACTCGGTTATCAAAAAGTTGACCTTTTCGGGTTTTCACTGGGTGGTTTCATCACACAGGAAATTTTACTTCGTGAGCCACAACTTGTACACAAAGTAATTCTTGCTGGTACCGGACCCGCTAGTGGTGCTGGTATTAGCAAAATGACACCCGTAGTTATCAAAGATGTAATCAAAGGTAATTTTACCTTCAGAAATCCGAAATTCTATTTGTTCTTCAACAAGAATGCTAATGGACACAAAGCTGCAAAAAGCTATCTTAAAAGGCTAAAAGAAAGAAAAGAAAATAGAGGCGAGAAATTAAAAATGAAACACTTGACACATCAGCTCGATGCAATAAAGGCTTGGGGATTGCAAGCACCGCAAGACTTATCAGTAATTATACAGCCTGTCTTAATTGTAAACGGTGAAAACGATAAAATGGTTCCTGCTAGTAATTCATACGAATTAAAAAATCGTATAAAAAATTCAGAAATAATTATTTACAAGGATGCAGGTCACGGTTCAATATTCCAAAACCACGAAGATTTTGTAAAAAAAGCATTAGAATTTTTAGCTAAATAA
- a CDS encoding thioesterase family protein has product MENRIFKYEMTIKEFHLDTFGHVNNAAYLQIYEEARWEFITHNGYGLDKIKETGLGPVILEINLRFIRELHLRKKITIHSQTTEYNSRIGTIKQWITNSEGKICSDTEMKIGLFDTHRRKLVQPTKEWLDAIK; this is encoded by the coding sequence ATGGAAAACAGAATTTTTAAATACGAAATGACCATTAAGGAATTTCATCTTGACACATTTGGACACGTGAACAATGCCGCCTATCTTCAAATTTATGAAGAAGCCCGATGGGAGTTTATTACCCATAATGGTTATGGTTTGGATAAAATAAAAGAAACAGGACTTGGTCCTGTAATTCTGGAGATAAATCTAAGATTTATTAGAGAATTGCACCTGCGTAAAAAAATAACCATTCATTCTCAGACAACCGAATATAATTCAAGAATAGGTACTATCAAACAATGGATTACCAACAGTGAAGGAAAAATATGCTCAGATACAGAAATGAAGATCGGATTATTTGACACCCACAGGCGAAAACTGGTACAGCCTACAAAAGAATGGCTTGACGCAATAAAATAA
- a CDS encoding Ig-like domain-containing protein: MNNQLHFIFFKEKKYFHIVWIFCILLTSNLYAQRGYYDAQYKRYEANAGQLSNGAATTSKSYIQADLQSEASDQVCVNMSATNATVQWTLTEAADGLVIRYSVPDGQSATLGVYNGNTKITTLTLTSTWSWEYLWSNGNPNNNGITNQNPRMRFDEVRYKLPAKISASGTLKLVRESGNVHLDFAEIEPVPTSVTAPTGSVTYTGNGSDLQTFIDANGGKKIFIPSGVYNVNRELYFGVANTSLIGAGMWYTQINFTNTSSGNGGLRANAAGISFTDLYLSTNSTSRSNSYKAINGVFTSSSIVKNIWAEHFECGAWIAQYNVGGPAIADGFTVSHCRFRNNYADGINLCKGTANSIVEHCSFRNNGDDDQAIWSADGLECINNTFRYNTSENCWRACGLAIYGGKNNKAYNLIIKDNLEAGIRVSNNFPGAPFNNDGMHEIHDITVTACGTFNDTYNNPVAAVDIFSATNAGTQVKNVQLYNIDILDSRNDAISISKRSGDGIYNLSFKDITVNGTGKEFPNNNALNRNWGRGYFVLIAGSPAGNGTYCNMNYSYRGGNAAANEELSAIGSFSWTQSSNCSSTSIAVTGVTVSPTTATLSVGATQQLTPTVAPANATNKTVSYSSNNTGVATVNGAGLVTAIASGSATIMVTTQDGAKTATAVITVNTSNVAVTSVSLSPSSATLAAGGTQQLTPTVLPSNATNKAVSYASNNTGVATVNASGLVTAISNGTAIITVTTASGNKTSTAIITVSTATGNYFTIKNKWTNNYLYDAGANVGYGATVANNNYKWEKVAIDATYFVLKNVGTGDVMHIENLTGAVQCTAAGSDWWSAQWSTENVDGTWVRIKNRWQTGGMIHIENLNGSAQYAGAQNNWESAQWQFQSTSTAKKINANKEVAAENNSLVSIYPNPSTNKEFNIVLPELKTGEIASVIVTDINGRKVLVNQLSSSAKINHNLASGIYVVTISSNGFNVSKKLIVK; the protein is encoded by the coding sequence ATGAACAATCAATTACATTTTATTTTTTTTAAAGAGAAAAAATATTTCCATATCGTATGGATCTTTTGCATTCTCTTAACCTCAAATTTATACGCACAGCGCGGTTATTATGATGCACAGTATAAAAGGTACGAAGCAAACGCAGGGCAATTGTCGAATGGTGCTGCAACTACTTCAAAGTCATACATTCAGGCAGATCTGCAATCAGAGGCCTCAGATCAGGTATGCGTGAATATGTCTGCAACCAATGCCACAGTACAATGGACACTTACAGAAGCTGCAGACGGACTTGTCATTCGCTACAGCGTTCCTGATGGACAATCGGCTACATTGGGTGTTTACAATGGGAACACAAAAATTACCACACTGACTTTGACTTCAACCTGGTCGTGGGAATATTTGTGGAGCAACGGAAATCCAAATAATAACGGAATCACAAATCAAAATCCGAGAATGCGATTTGACGAAGTGCGTTATAAACTTCCGGCTAAAATTTCAGCATCGGGAACTTTAAAACTGGTAAGAGAATCGGGTAATGTTCATTTGGATTTTGCTGAGATTGAACCAGTTCCAACAAGTGTTACAGCTCCAACGGGTTCAGTAACGTATACCGGAAACGGAAGTGATCTTCAAACCTTTATTGATGCAAACGGTGGTAAAAAAATATTTATTCCGAGTGGAGTTTATAACGTGAATCGGGAATTGTATTTTGGGGTTGCCAATACTTCACTAATTGGTGCCGGAATGTGGTATACTCAGATTAATTTCACCAACACCAGCTCTGGTAACGGTGGACTTCGTGCCAATGCAGCAGGTATTTCATTTACAGATCTTTATTTATCGACAAATTCGACTTCAAGAAGTAATTCTTATAAAGCTATAAATGGTGTTTTTACATCTTCTTCAATAGTAAAAAATATTTGGGCTGAGCATTTTGAATGCGGTGCCTGGATTGCCCAATACAATGTTGGAGGTCCGGCAATTGCGGATGGATTTACAGTATCTCATTGTCGTTTTAGAAATAATTATGCTGACGGAATTAATCTTTGCAAAGGAACTGCAAACTCAATTGTAGAGCATTGCAGTTTTAGAAATAATGGTGATGATGATCAGGCGATTTGGTCTGCAGATGGACTGGAATGTATCAATAATACCTTTAGATACAATACTTCAGAAAATTGCTGGCGTGCCTGTGGTTTAGCTATTTACGGCGGAAAAAATAATAAAGCTTACAATTTAATTATAAAAGACAATCTGGAAGCAGGAATCAGAGTGAGTAATAATTTTCCCGGAGCGCCATTTAACAATGATGGTATGCACGAAATACACGATATTACGGTAACAGCTTGTGGGACTTTCAATGATACTTATAACAATCCTGTAGCGGCGGTAGATATTTTTAGTGCTACTAATGCCGGAACTCAGGTTAAAAATGTTCAGTTGTATAATATCGATATTTTAGATTCGAGAAATGATGCTATTTCGATCAGTAAAAGATCAGGAGACGGAATTTATAATCTTAGTTTTAAAGATATAACGGTTAACGGAACCGGTAAAGAATTTCCAAACAATAATGCCCTGAACAGAAATTGGGGCAGAGGTTATTTTGTACTTATTGCTGGTTCTCCTGCCGGAAATGGAACATATTGCAACATGAATTATTCGTACAGAGGCGGTAATGCAGCAGCAAATGAAGAATTAAGCGCGATTGGTTCCTTTTCGTGGACACAAAGTTCTAATTGTTCCAGTACTTCAATTGCGGTAACAGGTGTTACGGTTTCACCAACAACAGCGACTTTAAGCGTTGGCGCCACACAGCAATTAACACCAACTGTTGCTCCGGCAAATGCTACAAATAAAACAGTAAGTTACAGTTCTAATAATACAGGTGTTGCAACTGTAAATGGCGCAGGTTTAGTAACTGCAATTGCTTCGGGATCGGCAACAATTATGGTGACAACTCAGGATGGAGCGAAAACAGCGACAGCTGTAATTACTGTAAATACATCAAATGTCGCTGTGACAAGTGTGAGTCTTAGTCCGTCATCAGCAACGTTGGCGGCGGGAGGAACGCAGCAATTAACGCCAACAGTTCTTCCATCAAATGCAACGAATAAAGCGGTTAGTTATGCATCCAATAATACGGGCGTAGCAACGGTGAATGCTTCGGGTTTAGTAACTGCAATTTCAAACGGAACCGCAATAATTACGGTAACAACAGCAAGTGGAAATAAAACAAGCACAGCTATAATTACCGTGAGCACGGCAACAGGAAACTATTTTACCATTAAAAATAAATGGACTAATAATTATTTATATGATGCCGGTGCGAATGTAGGGTATGGCGCAACTGTTGCCAATAATAATTACAAGTGGGAAAAAGTCGCTATCGATGCCACTTATTTTGTATTAAAAAATGTAGGCACGGGAGATGTAATGCATATTGAAAACTTAACAGGAGCAGTGCAATGTACAGCTGCCGGATCTGATTGGTGGAGCGCTCAATGGTCAACCGAAAATGTTGATGGTACCTGGGTGAGAATTAAAAACAGATGGCAGACAGGAGGCATGATTCATATCGAAAATCTTAATGGTTCTGCTCAATATGCCGGAGCTCAAAACAATTGGGAAAGCGCACAATGGCAATTTCAAAGCACTTCTACAGCGAAGAAAATTAATGCTAATAAAGAAGTAGCAGCCGAGAACAATTCTCTGGTAAGTATTTATCCAAATCCGTCAACAAATAAAGAATTTAATATTGTCCTTCCGGAACTAAAAACCGGTGAAATAGCATCAGTCATTGTTACAGATATAAACGGAAGAAAAGTTTTGGTAAACCAACTCAGTTCTTCTGCAAAAATCAATCATAATTTAGCTTCGGGAATATATGTTGTTACCATCAGTTCTAATGGTTTTAATGTTTCTAAAAAACTGATTGTTAAATGA
- a CDS encoding efflux RND transporter permease subunit produces MKITNFAVKNYQFTLIIFLLVAVVGYITLFSMPRSEDPSTHAPQYLITVIYPGTSPKDMEEQVVKPIESKIYALENIDKILTTVEDGVAAFQVKFKYGVDVDNKYQEISTEINALKSSELPKDIYLIKTEKIASSDVKILQVALVSENVSDKKLRDEADKLKTKLEKITNLKDVEYDGIPEQEIRVDLQLDKLAQLKIPLNAVMGSLQSEAADIPGGSIDLDTKVFNVKTSGKFKNEQDVANTVIYNANGKIIYMRDVAEVSYKSETVDHITRINGHRCVLVTAGMKDNINIADVEAQYLPIVEEFSKELPPNIKLVKNFDQAQMVSERLGHLGFDFGLAIFLVIITLLPLGSRASIIVMISIPLSLALGLIVMNALGYSLNQLSIVGLVVALGLLVDDSIVVVENIERWLREGHSKMDAVLKGTKQIGIAVVGCTATLVIAFLPLAFLPDVAGEFIRSLPMAVITSVLASMVVALTLVPFLGSRFLKTHEHGEGNIFLQYLQKFLTRSYRDIMPKALKYPKTTIAISVALSFTAFGLFTLTGFKLFPTSEKPMFLINIKTPLQSSISESNRVTKMVEAELKNHKEIAFFTANVGKGNPQIYYNVHPQDRKPDFGQVFVQLSDEAKPSEKTALIETLREKFKTMPYAKIEIKDFEQGPPLEANIVVRLFGEDQDVLRKLSFQVENILRGQKGTIYVNNELNTYKTDVKVKINKEKARTLGVLTSDIDKVIRLAVAGLNVGDYIDDRGDARNVTLTLPRDKFSNLDALKNLYVNNIQGTPIALNQVAALSFETSPTAINHFNKSRFSKVTAVSQEGYYANDLLTEIVPKLDQLKMPKGYYYKLAGEKESEGDSLGGNFLSVIILSTFLFIAVLLLQFKTFKGIIIVLSIIPLGILGGVVFLLIDGSPMSLVAIIGFIGLSGIQVKNSLLLVDFTNQLRQEGYSIDEAIAIAGETRFLPVVLTSITAICGLIPLALNSNPLIAPLAIVLIGGLVSSTILSRIVTPVMYKLIPPTIEEV; encoded by the coding sequence ATGAAAATTACAAACTTTGCCGTTAAAAATTATCAGTTCACACTGATTATATTTCTTCTGGTTGCCGTAGTAGGTTATATAACCCTGTTTTCAATGCCGCGCTCCGAGGATCCTTCAACCCATGCGCCCCAATATCTGATTACGGTAATTTATCCGGGCACCAGCCCGAAAGATATGGAGGAGCAGGTCGTAAAGCCTATTGAGAGCAAGATTTACGCCCTTGAAAATATTGACAAAATTTTGACCACCGTAGAAGACGGAGTTGCTGCATTTCAGGTAAAATTTAAATACGGTGTTGATGTTGACAATAAATATCAGGAAATCTCTACAGAAATAAATGCGCTGAAAAGCAGTGAACTTCCCAAAGATATTTATCTGATCAAGACCGAGAAAATTGCCTCATCGGACGTAAAAATCCTGCAAGTGGCATTGGTCTCTGAAAATGTTTCGGACAAGAAACTGCGTGATGAAGCCGATAAGCTAAAAACAAAATTAGAAAAGATTACCAACCTTAAGGATGTGGAATATGACGGAATCCCTGAACAGGAAATCCGGGTTGATTTGCAGCTGGATAAATTGGCGCAGCTAAAGATTCCTTTAAATGCGGTTATGGGGAGCCTGCAGAGTGAAGCTGCCGATATTCCCGGTGGAAGCATTGATCTTGATACCAAGGTATTCAATGTAAAAACAAGTGGTAAGTTTAAAAATGAACAGGACGTTGCCAATACGGTTATTTACAATGCGAACGGAAAAATAATTTACATGAGAGATGTGGCTGAAGTAAGCTACAAGTCAGAAACCGTAGATCATATTACGCGTATCAACGGGCACCGCTGTGTTTTGGTTACCGCCGGAATGAAAGACAATATCAACATTGCAGATGTTGAAGCCCAGTACCTGCCTATTGTAGAGGAATTTTCCAAAGAACTTCCCCCAAATATTAAACTGGTTAAAAACTTTGACCAGGCTCAAATGGTTTCAGAACGCTTGGGACATTTGGGTTTTGACTTCGGTCTTGCTATTTTCCTTGTGATCATCACATTGCTTCCATTAGGCTCAAGAGCTTCTATCATTGTTATGATCTCCATACCGCTGTCCTTAGCGTTAGGGCTAATTGTTATGAATGCACTGGGTTACTCCCTGAATCAGCTGAGTATCGTTGGTCTGGTGGTTGCTTTGGGACTTTTGGTAGACGACAGTATTGTTGTGGTAGAAAATATTGAGCGCTGGCTGCGCGAGGGACATTCTAAAATGGATGCCGTACTAAAAGGCACTAAACAGATTGGTATTGCTGTGGTGGGCTGTACCGCTACCCTAGTCATCGCATTTTTACCTTTGGCTTTCCTTCCCGATGTTGCGGGTGAATTTATCCGAAGCCTTCCAATGGCAGTCATTACAAGTGTCTTGGCCTCTATGGTTGTAGCATTAACGTTAGTTCCGTTTTTGGGAAGCAGATTTTTAAAAACACACGAACATGGCGAAGGAAATATCTTTCTGCAATATTTACAAAAATTCCTTACCAGATCGTATAGAGATATAATGCCAAAAGCATTGAAATATCCAAAAACAACTATTGCAATATCAGTAGCTTTAAGTTTTACAGCATTTGGATTGTTTACCCTTACAGGGTTTAAATTATTTCCTACCTCTGAAAAGCCAATGTTCCTGATCAATATAAAGACACCGCTTCAATCCAGTATCTCAGAGAGCAACAGGGTAACCAAAATGGTAGAGGCGGAATTGAAAAACCATAAAGAAATTGCCTTTTTCACTGCAAATGTCGGCAAGGGAAATCCGCAGATTTATTATAATGTACATCCGCAGGACAGAAAACCAGACTTCGGGCAGGTCTTTGTTCAGCTGTCTGACGAGGCAAAACCTTCGGAAAAAACCGCATTAATTGAAACTTTGAGAGAAAAATTCAAAACAATGCCTTACGCTAAAATAGAAATAAAAGACTTTGAACAAGGTCCACCGCTTGAAGCCAATATTGTGGTACGATTGTTTGGAGAAGACCAGGATGTGCTTCGCAAACTGTCTTTTCAGGTAGAAAATATTCTGCGCGGACAAAAGGGAACGATTTACGTTAATAATGAATTGAACACCTATAAGACTGACGTAAAAGTAAAGATCAATAAAGAGAAAGCCAGAACACTGGGCGTGCTGACCAGCGATATCGATAAGGTGATCCGTCTTGCCGTAGCAGGTTTGAACGTTGGGGATTATATTGACGATCGCGGCGATGCCAGAAATGTGACCCTGACCCTGCCACGTGATAAATTTTCTAATCTGGATGCCTTAAAAAATCTGTATGTAAATAATATACAGGGAACACCTATTGCTCTGAACCAGGTTGCAGCACTTTCTTTTGAAACCTCTCCAACAGCGATCAATCATTTTAATAAATCACGATTCTCAAAAGTAACTGCAGTATCACAGGAAGGTTATTATGCTAATGATTTACTTACAGAAATTGTTCCGAAACTGGACCAGTTAAAAATGCCAAAGGGATACTATTATAAATTGGCAGGAGAAAAAGAATCAGAAGGCGATTCACTTGGAGGTAATTTCCTTTCAGTAATCATACTAAGTACTTTCTTGTTTATAGCTGTTCTGTTATTACAATTTAAAACCTTTAAAGGAATCATCATTGTACTGTCTATTATTCCTTTGGGAATTTTAGGAGGGGTGGTATTTTTACTGATCGATGGCAGCCCGATGTCACTTGTGGCCATTATCGGATTTATCGGTCTCTCCGGAATACAGGTGAAGAACTCACTGCTGCTCGTTGATTTTACCAACCAGCTGCGCCAGGAAGGGTATTCCATTGATGAAGCGATTGCCATTGCAGGGGAAACGCGTTTTCTTCCCGTTGTACTGACATCCATTACAGCCATATGCGGATTGATTCCACTTGCCCTGAACTCCAACCCGCTTATCGCGCCTTTGGCAATTGTACTGATCGGAGGACTTGTAAGCTCTACCATCCTTTCGAGAATCGTGACCCCGGTAATGTATAAACTGATTCCGCCAACAATTGAAGAGGTATAG
- a CDS encoding PhzF family phenazine biosynthesis protein, giving the protein MKLNLYQIDAFTEKTFGGNQACVVPLEEWLSDEMLLKIANENAVAETAFFVEKGKKIHLRWFTPEIEMDLCGHATLATAHCLKQILGHKSDKIVFETLSGDLTVAVENGLYKMDFPSRMPLKANLPAVIENAISIKPKEVFKSRDYVLVYDNESQIRNITVDRQIFDQINLDPGGVIVTAKGDKSDFVSRFFTPQASILEDPVTGSAHCSLIPFWAGRLNKKELYALQVSERLGELFCEDRGERVTISGRAKTYSIGNIWIE; this is encoded by the coding sequence ATGAAACTTAATCTTTATCAAATTGATGCTTTTACAGAAAAAACATTCGGAGGTAATCAAGCCTGTGTCGTACCTCTTGAAGAGTGGCTAAGCGACGAAATGCTATTGAAGATTGCTAATGAAAATGCTGTTGCCGAAACGGCCTTCTTTGTAGAGAAAGGAAAGAAAATACATTTGCGCTGGTTCACTCCAGAAATCGAAATGGATCTCTGCGGTCATGCGACCTTAGCCACGGCACACTGCTTAAAACAAATCCTCGGTCATAAAAGTGATAAAATTGTTTTTGAAACCTTAAGCGGAGACCTGACTGTTGCAGTAGAAAACGGTCTCTATAAAATGGATTTCCCTTCAAGAATGCCATTAAAGGCAAATCTTCCGGCAGTGATTGAAAATGCGATAAGTATTAAACCAAAAGAAGTATTTAAGTCTCGGGATTATGTTTTAGTTTATGATAACGAATCTCAAATTAGAAATATAACTGTAGACAGGCAGATATTCGATCAGATAAATCTTGACCCAGGTGGTGTAATTGTTACTGCAAAAGGAGATAAGTCTGATTTTGTTTCCAGATTTTTTACACCTCAGGCATCTATTCTGGAAGACCCAGTCACTGGTTCTGCACATTGCTCGTTAATTCCTTTCTGGGCAGGAAGGCTAAACAAAAAAGAGCTCTATGCCCTTCAGGTATCTGAGCGTCTCGGTGAGCTTTTTTGTGAAGACAGAGGTGAACGGGTTACGATAAGTGGAAGAGCAAAAACCTATTCTATTGGAAATATATGGATTGAGTAA